The nucleotide sequence AAGGAAAAAGGACGTAATGGTATAGGGATCGATCAACTGCGTGGAGATGGGGATGAGGTCAGTCGAGCCTATTATCAGAAGTTATGGAGTTTTGGTCGGGTAATGTCGAATTATTGTCCTAACTAGGGGAAAGACCAATGATTAAGGACTAATGACTAATGACTCAACCAGAGTGTTAAGAATAGTTAAGATAATAAATAGGATTAGTCCCCTAGTATTAAAAACACACTGTGAACCCTTACAACACTTTAAGATCATTAGCGCCTGATCAACGACACAGCCTACTTATCCTTTTTGTCACTGGGTTATTGTACTGGATAGGTATGACCATTTTATTGCCCACCTTACCTTTATATGTAGAACATTTAGGGGGAAGCAAACAGCAAATCGGGCTGGTGATGGGATCTTTTGCCATTGGATTAATTTTTTCTCGCACTTGGCTAGGAGAAATGGCTGATCATCGAGGTCGTAAGATTATTGTGATCATCGGAACTGTGGTGGCTGCCATCGCACCGTTCGGCTATATTTTGAGCAACTCGATTCTTCCTTTGATCGCTGTGCGGGCATTTAATGGCATTAGTGTAGCCGCATTTACCACAGGATACAATGCTTTAGTCACTGATTTGGCTCCGGCAAAGCAAAGGGGTGAAATCATTGGCTATATGAATTTAGTAGCTCCTCTAGGGATGGCAATTGGTCCTGCTTTAGGGGGAATTTTATTAGGCCGGGTGGGTTATGTGTGGCTATTTGTTTTAACCGCCATAGCAGGATTTTTAACTTTTATATTAGCGATTCAGGTTCAAGAAAACCCTAATATTGTTTTATCTTCTGGGCAGCCAAAAGACCAAAATTCGCCGAGCCGCAGTTTTTGGCAACTGTTAAGCAGTCGTTCGTTATTGGTTCCTTCTTTAATTTTTTTGTTGATGGGGATGATGTTTGGCGTATTGGTAACCTTTCTTCCCTTGTTTAAACGAGAGATGGCAGGTTTATTTTACTCGGTTGCGGCGATCGCCAGTTTTAGTGCGAGATTTTTTGTTGGTCAAGCTTCAGATCGTTATGGCAGGGGTTTATTTATTACTTTAAGTTTAATCAGTTATACCCTGTCGATGATCCTCCTGTGTGTGGGCGATAGTTCTCAACTTTTTGTTGTAGCGGCTATTTTAGAAGGAAGCGGAGGAGGAATTTTAATACCTATGCTTCTTGCTTTAATTTCGGATCGTTCTTTGAGTTCTCAGAGGGGACGAGTTTTTGCGGTGAGTGTGAGTGGGTTTGATGTGGGAATCGCTATTTCGGGGCCACTGTTAGGATTTCTTAATTGGGAATATCGGCCCATGTTTGCTTTAGCGGCTAGTTTTGCGGCACTAGCACTATTGTTATTTATGAGCCAATCTAGTAAAAATTTAACTCATTCTCTACGCTTTGCTTTAGGTCAAGAGCCGGATCGTTATGCTGTGGAGGAGCATTCATAAAAATTATTTACGAGTTTGGTGAGCTTTAAACGTGAGAGTCTATGCAAAAAATTAATGAGAACGTTCTATCAAAAAAGCTTTAATTCCTGCGGATGTAGCTCCGTAGTAATCTTCTTTTAAACTATCCCCAATATGCCAAGCTTGTTGGGATAAACAGTTATGTTTCGCTAAAGCGGTGGCAAAAATTTGAGGATGGGGTTTAGCGGCTCCGCTATCAGAAGAAATGGTAATGGTTTTAAAAAATCTATCCAGTTGCAAACTTTTTAAAATAGAATGGAGACGACTATCAAAGTTAGAAATAATCCCTAATTCAATACCCATTTCCTGCCAATAAGTTAAGGCGGGTAAGACATCATCATAAACATACCAAGGGTCTGATTGAACAAAGTAATCATACAGTTGAATAAAAAAGCTGCCGAAATCCTCAAACTGATCTAAAACTCCAGCTAAAGAAAAAGCCGACCTAGCGAGTGAGCGCCACCATTGAAATTCTAATTCGGGAATTTGAGAAGCATCGACCCCAGGAAAAGCCAAAGGGTTAGAACTTTTATAACTTTCGTTGAAGGTTTGGTCTAGGGTTTGGGGTGAAACATAGACCCCTACAGTAGCAGCGTTGGCGGCATAGATTTCTCCTACGGTTCCTTTTAGTCCAAATAGGGTTCCCATTGCATCCAAAAAAATTACTTTTGGCTGTTCCATTTGTCTCCTTGGTGTTTAGACTAGCAAAGCCTACTATAAATTTTAACCCCCACAGGGATAATTCTTATAAGCTTAAGATCATGGCTAATCTAGCACTTTGTTAATTAACTTTGTTTACAAATTAAATAATACTGCTCGGGCTAGGATTGCTATAATTAGGCTGAAAATGTACAAAGAAAATCATTAACCTAATTTTTGAATAGGTTTATCTTAGGACTAATGGCTAAAAAATTGATCATCGAAGCAGGACGCACAGAAAGACAGTATTTGCAAGATTTGTGGCGTTATCGAGAACTTTTTTATTTTCTGGCTTGGCGGGATATTTTGGTTCGTTATAAACAAACAGTAATAGGGATTGCTTGGGCGCTAATTAGACCCTTTCTCACTATGGTAGTTTTTACGATTGTGTTTGGAAAACTGGCTAAATTACCCTCAGATGGTGCCCCTTATCCTATTTTAGTTTTTGTGGCTATGTTACCTTGGCAGTTTTTTGCTAATGCTTTGGCTGAGTGTAGTAATAGTTTAATAGACAATGCGAATTTAATTTCTAAAGTGTACTTTCCTCGTCTGATTGTGCCAGCGAGTGCAGTGATTGTTAGTTTTGTAGATTTTATGATTTCGGGGATGATTTTGCTGGCTTTGATGGCTTTCTATAATTTTA is from Gloeothece verrucosa PCC 7822 and encodes:
- a CDS encoding MFS transporter, translating into MNPYNTLRSLAPDQRHSLLILFVTGLLYWIGMTILLPTLPLYVEHLGGSKQQIGLVMGSFAIGLIFSRTWLGEMADHRGRKIIVIIGTVVAAIAPFGYILSNSILPLIAVRAFNGISVAAFTTGYNALVTDLAPAKQRGEIIGYMNLVAPLGMAIGPALGGILLGRVGYVWLFVLTAIAGFLTFILAIQVQENPNIVLSSGQPKDQNSPSRSFWQLLSSRSLLVPSLIFLLMGMMFGVLVTFLPLFKREMAGLFYSVAAIASFSARFFVGQASDRYGRGLFITLSLISYTLSMILLCVGDSSQLFVVAAILEGSGGGILIPMLLALISDRSLSSQRGRVFAVSVSGFDVGIAISGPLLGFLNWEYRPMFALAASFAALALLLFMSQSSKNLTHSLRFALGQEPDRYAVEEHS
- a CDS encoding HAD-IA family hydrolase — encoded protein: MEQPKVIFLDAMGTLFGLKGTVGEIYAANAATVGVYVSPQTLDQTFNESYKSSNPLAFPGVDASQIPELEFQWWRSLARSAFSLAGVLDQFEDFGSFFIQLYDYFVQSDPWYVYDDVLPALTYWQEMGIELGIISNFDSRLHSILKSLQLDRFFKTITISSDSGAAKPHPQIFATALAKHNCLSQQAWHIGDSLKEDYYGATSAGIKAFLIERSH
- a CDS encoding ABC transporter permease, with the protein product MAKKLIIEAGRTERQYLQDLWRYRELFYFLAWRDILVRYKQTVIGIAWALIRPFLTMVVFTIVFGKLAKLPSDGAPYPILVFVAMLPWQFFANALAECSNSLIDNANLISKVYFPRLIVPASAVIVSFVDFMISGMILLALMAFYNFIPSWRILTLPLFIGIAFAAAIGGGLWLSALNVQYRDFRYIVPFIVQFGLYISPVGFSSSIVPPQWRLLYSLNPMVGVIDGFRWAIIGGKAEIYGLGFMVSIGIVVFLLISGIWYFRRMERTFADII